A portion of the Brevundimonas pondensis genome contains these proteins:
- the hutH gene encoding histidine ammonia-lyase has product MTTTIEIGAAPLTLAQLRSVLNGPVAVSLTDAAWANVEKGAAVVAAILAEGRTVYGINTGFGLLANTSIASEDLETLQKNLVLSHACGVGAPLDENVTRLLMVLKIASLSKGASGVRRHTLETLIGMVNAGVLPLIPPKGSVGASGDLAPLAHMSCVLIGVGEARYQGQTLDAVSALAKAGLSPVVLGPKEGLALLNGTQCSTALALTGLFAAEDVFAAAIAAGGLSVDALLGSDAPFDHRIHALRGQPGQIDVARRLRELLTGSAIRDSHRHDCAKVQDPYSLRCQPQVMGATLDVLRNAAAMLEREANAVTDNPLVFIEDGDVISGGNFHAEPVAYAADQIAMVLCEIGNISERRTSILVDPKMTDLPAFLVKDSGVNSGFMIAQVTAAALVAENRMVAHPCVIDTVPTSANQEDHVSMATHGARRLLDMAANTATVVGIELLAAAQGIDFRRPLTSSPELEQTYAIVREAAPAYDQDRYFAPDIARATDGVRAGRYRAFAGDLLPSA; this is encoded by the coding sequence ATGACCACCACCATCGAAATCGGCGCCGCGCCGCTCACCCTCGCCCAGCTTCGCTCGGTTCTGAACGGCCCGGTCGCGGTCAGCCTGACCGACGCCGCCTGGGCCAATGTCGAGAAGGGCGCAGCGGTCGTCGCCGCTATCCTGGCCGAGGGCCGCACGGTCTATGGCATCAACACCGGCTTCGGCCTGCTGGCAAACACCAGCATTGCGTCGGAAGACCTTGAAACCCTTCAGAAGAACCTGGTGCTCAGCCACGCCTGCGGCGTCGGCGCGCCGCTGGACGAGAACGTCACCCGCCTGCTGATGGTGCTGAAGATCGCCAGCCTGTCGAAGGGCGCCTCGGGCGTTCGGCGGCACACGCTGGAGACCCTGATCGGCATGGTCAACGCGGGCGTCCTGCCGCTGATCCCGCCCAAGGGCTCAGTCGGCGCCTCGGGCGATCTGGCCCCGCTGGCCCACATGTCCTGCGTCCTGATCGGGGTCGGCGAAGCCCGCTATCAGGGTCAAACACTGGACGCCGTTTCGGCTCTGGCCAAGGCCGGGCTGTCGCCCGTCGTTCTGGGTCCGAAGGAAGGTCTGGCCCTGCTGAACGGCACCCAGTGCTCGACCGCCCTGGCCCTGACCGGCCTGTTCGCCGCCGAGGACGTCTTCGCCGCCGCCATCGCCGCGGGCGGTCTGTCGGTCGATGCGCTTCTGGGCTCGGACGCGCCGTTCGACCACCGTATCCACGCCCTGCGCGGCCAGCCGGGTCAGATCGACGTGGCGCGTCGCCTGCGCGAACTGCTGACCGGCAGCGCCATCCGCGACAGCCATCGTCACGACTGCGCCAAGGTGCAGGACCCTTACTCGCTGCGCTGCCAGCCGCAGGTCATGGGCGCGACGCTGGACGTGCTGCGCAACGCCGCCGCCATGCTGGAGCGCGAAGCCAACGCCGTCACCGACAATCCGCTGGTCTTCATCGAGGACGGCGACGTCATCTCGGGCGGCAACTTCCACGCGGAACCCGTTGCTTATGCGGCAGATCAGATCGCCATGGTCCTGTGTGAGATCGGCAATATCTCCGAGCGTCGCACCTCCATCCTGGTCGATCCCAAGATGACCGACCTGCCCGCCTTCCTGGTCAAGGACAGCGGCGTGAACTCGGGCTTCATGATCGCCCAGGTGACGGCGGCGGCTCTGGTGGCCGAGAACCGCATGGTCGCCCACCCCTGCGTCATCGACACCGTGCCGACCAGCGCCAACCAGGAAGATCACGTCTCGATGGCCACCCACGGTGCCCGCCGTCTGCTGGACATGGCCGCCAACACGGCGACCGTGGTCGGCATCGAACTGCTGGCCGCCGCGCAAGGCATCGACTTCCGTCGTCCGCTGACGTCCTCGCCGGAACTGGAGCAGACCTACGCCATCGTGCGCGAGGCGGCCCCGGCCTATGATCAGGACCGTTACTTCGCACCAGACATCGCCCGGGCCACGGACGGGGTGCGGGCCGGTCGCTATCGCGCCTTCGCCGGCGACCTGCTGCCCTCGGCCTGA